The stretch of DNA GAAGACGCACTCGCCGGGTATCTGCCCCGGTCCGAGTTCCTGCGCCAGCGAGGTGTCCGTCTCCGAGTCGTAGCGGCGCAAGCGTGCTCCCCCCGGGACTCCATCGGCGAAGTCGAGCATCTCGATGACGTACGTGTAGCGATGGGGCTGCCCGTTGCGGCGGCCGTCGATCCGGGGGAATTCGACCGGGCGGCCGTCGAGCTGCCGCTCGCGGGTGTGGCCAGACTCAAGGTCGATCTCCCAGCGGTACAGGTACGGCGGAGCCGCTTCGAAGCGTGCCGAGCGGATCCCCTCCAGCACAAGCGTTCCCGCGCGTTCGAACGCGTTGGCGGTGTGGCCGAGCTGGCCGGGCTCGACGTCGAACCAGCGCACCTTGCCTCCCTGGCGCGGCACCACGCCGATGCGCGCTGGGTGGGAGTCGCTCCAATCGAACGGCATCCCCGCGCTCCAGTCACGGGTCATCCGGGCGGGCGAATCGAAGAAGACCGCGTACCGCTCCGTGATGGCGAAGTCGTGCATGTAGGAGGCACCCTCCACCTCGATCTCCCTCTTGGAAATCACCCGGCCCCCCGCGTCGGCGATGTAGTAGGTCAAATACGGACGCACCACCTGGTAGCCGAAGAAGTGGAGTTCCCCCGTCAACGGGCACCGCTTGGGGTGCGCCGTCATCGGGGTATCCACCGCCCCGCCGAAGTCGAAGGCGCCGACGGTCGACAGCTCCCGGTCCAGTTCCATGGGCAGCGCCGCCTCGACCATCGAGAGAATGCGGCCCCCATGTTCGGTCACGTGGGTGTTCGACGTGCCGCCCCCGCGAAGCCGCCTTGCCCGGACCGCGCCCGCATCCTCGCCGGGCGCTGTGGGGCCCAGGGCCGTTCCGGTGAACTTGGCGGTCCGGACGTAGCGGTTCCGGTACCAGCGCGCCTTTCCCCCGGTGAGGTGGATCCCATGCACCATCCCATCGCCGAACCACCAATGGGGGGAGACGCCGTCCTTCGGGTTCGGGCCGTTGCGCACATACGTCCCAGCGAGCCCTTGCGGCAGCTCTCCCTCCACGGGCAGCTCGTGCGCGGTCACCTCGTTGGCGACCGGGGCGAAATGGCCCTTCAGCCAGAACGGCTCGGAAGGAGAACGGGGATCGGCCTTGCTTTGGGGGGACATGCGCTTCTCTCCTCGCAGTTACTTGAGAACTCAAATAACATCGCCGCTGCGGCTTCCACAAGACGTTTATTTGAGTCCTCAACCAAAAGAAGAGCACATGTCCGCGCACCCCCTGAGCTTCTTTTTCGACCTGAACCGGGCCCACGCGATGGCGAGCCGCCGTTTCGACTCCGCCCTCGGCTCCGTGCACGGCATTGGACTGAACGACCTGCACCTTCTCCAGGTGCTCGATCAGGCGCCCGGGCATCGGCTGCGGCGAACGGATCTGGCCCAGCAGCTCGGATTGACGGCCTCGGGCGTGACCTGGATGCTGCGGCCGCTGACGAAGCGCCGCCTTATCACCAGCCAGGCGAGCGAGGACGATGGCCGTGTCACATTCGCGGTGCTCACCAGCGCTGGGCACCAGCTGGTGGCGGACGCTGTCCCGACCGCACGGAGGATTGCGGCCGAGCTTCTAGACCCCCAGGTCAGCAAAGAGGCGCTGACGCAGGCTGCGTCGGTGGTCGCGCGGCTGGCTCATGACTGAAGGGGCTGTGGGAGATGTGCAGGGACGGCATCTCCACTCCTGGGCCTGTTTCCCGTCAGAGGTATCTCCCCACGCACATCACAATGTCCCCTCAGGACTACGCCACCGCTTTCCACCTTCTGTCCGTGAACTCCCGGCACCCTGAGACCATCTATTAGGCCGTCCGGGAGCACGTCCTTCCCTGGTTGCCTGAGCACCCGTCCCTGCTAGACGTCGGCGCGGGGCCAGGGAAGGTCGCCCAGCGGCTCGCGCCGCACTTCGCTTCGCTCACGCTGCTTGAGCCCAATCGGGAGCAGATCTCCGGGCTGAGGCTTGAGGGGGCAGGGATACGGCTCTCCCGAACGGTATGATCTCGTCCTCTGCTCACACGTCCTGTACCATGTGCCCACCGCCGAGTGGGGTGGGTTCATCGACAGGCTGCTGGAGCGGGTACGTCCCGGCGGATACTGCGTGCTCATGCTCGGCGCGGCCCGAGGGCAGAACTACGCGCTGCACCGGGACTTCACCCAGACGATGATCTCCAGCGAGCAGCTCATCGCCATGCTGGAGCAGAAGCGGCTCCCGCACAGGGCCATCCCGGCCATGATCGTTTTCTCCGCAGCCTCCTTCGAGGAGATGTACACGCTCTGCCGGTTCCTCGTCCTCGAGAACTGTTTCACCGCAGAGCAGCTCGCGGGGACGAGGCGCGCGCGCTCGATGATCTGATCCTCATCCCCAAGCCGTAACCCAGCTCAGGCCCGTCCCTGAGATGCCTGCGGACTGCTGGCTGGTTCCCAGGGGAGGGGCTGGGCGGCGCTCCGGGAACTCATGTGCCTTCATGGCCGCCGGGCAACGAGGCTCCCTTCCCCTGCTCGCTTGAAGCGGCCTTGGGCCAGATGAAGCGGAAGGTCGCGCCATTGCCGGGGGTGGACTCCACCCACACCCGGCCCCCTCGCGTCTCGACGATCTTCTTGACGACGGAGAGGCCGATGCCCGTGCCCTCGATCTTGTCCCGGCTCTCGAGCGTCTGGAAGATGCCCCAGATGCGCTCGTGATACTCGGGAGCAATCCCCGCGCCATTGTCGGCGATGGCGAACTCGTAGGCGTCTCCCACGTCCCTCCAGGTCAGCTGGATTCGCGGATCAGGCCGGCTGAGACTGGTGAACTTGATCGCATTGCTCAGGAGGTTCAGGAGCACCTGCTGCAGCTTCACGCGCTCGGCGATCAGCGTGGGCGCGCCTGGCTGTACCTCCAGCTGAACGTGCGGCGCTGGAGCGAGCAGCTCCACCACTTCCTTGATCAGCGCGACGGTGTCCACGGCCACCGCCGCATCCCGCGTCTTCCCCGCACGCGAGTAGGCGAGGATCCCATCGATCAGCGCTTCCATGCGGTGCACGCGGCCATGCAGCAGCTTGAGGTACTCCCGTGCCTCGGGGGTCAGGCTGGCCGCCAGCTCCTCCTCGAGCCAGCCGGAGAGGTTGGCGATGCCGCGCAGCGGCGCCTTGAGGTCATGCGAGGCCACGTAGGCGAACTGATCCAGCTCGCGGTTCGACTGCTCCAGGGCCTGGGTGAGGCGTACCAGCTCCCGGGCCCGCTCCTCCGCCTGTTGCCGGGCGCGCACCACGTCGGTGACCTCGACCGCATGAGTCATCACCCCGAACGCATCACCGTTCTCGTCGATGAGCGGCTGGTAGACGAAGTTGAAATACGCCTCATCGACCCGCCCGAAGCGCTCGACCCGCACGGGGACCTCGTTGCCGATGTAGGGCTCCTTCGTGGCGAGCACCTGATCATAGAGCTCGAACAAGCCCTGGCCCGCCAGATCCGGGAAGGCCTCGGCGATGGTTTTGCCGACCAGTGGCCGGTTGCCCGATACCTCTGCGTAGCGGGGGTTGGCGACCTGGATGAGGTGCGCCGGTCCGCGGGCCACCATGATCGCCGCGGGCGCCTGCATGAACACCTGGGTCAGCCGGTTGC from Stigmatella aurantiaca encodes:
- a CDS encoding carotenoid oxygenase family protein — translated: MSPQSKADPRSPSEPFWLKGHFAPVANEVTAHELPVEGELPQGLAGTYVRNGPNPKDGVSPHWWFGDGMVHGIHLTGGKARWYRNRYVRTAKFTGTALGPTAPGEDAGAVRARRLRGGGTSNTHVTEHGGRILSMVEAALPMELDRELSTVGAFDFGGAVDTPMTAHPKRCPLTGELHFFGYQVVRPYLTYYIADAGGRVISKREIEVEGASYMHDFAITERYAVFFDSPARMTRDWSAGMPFDWSDSHPARIGVVPRQGGKVRWFDVEPGQLGHTANAFERAGTLVLEGIRSARFEAAPPYLYRWEIDLESGHTRERQLDGRPVEFPRIDGRRNGQPHRYTYVIEMLDFADGVPGGARLRRYDSETDTSLAQELGPGQIPGECVFVPKSAQSPEDGGWLLSLVCDSKRDISELVVLDAGNFGAAPVARVRLPQRVPFGIHGSWVTVADERAAPPAGRLPRR
- a CDS encoding methyltransferase domain-containing protein; the protein is MRGQGYGSPERYDLVLCSHVLYHVPTAEWGGFIDRLLERVRPGGYCVLMLGAARGQNYALHRDFTQTMISSEQLIAMLEQKRLPHRAIPAMIVFSAASFEEMYTLCRFLVLENCFTAEQLAGTRRARSMI
- a CDS encoding MarR family winged helix-turn-helix transcriptional regulator, which produces MSAHPLSFFFDLNRAHAMASRRFDSALGSVHGIGLNDLHLLQVLDQAPGHRLRRTDLAQQLGLTASGVTWMLRPLTKRRLITSQASEDDGRVTFAVLTSAGHQLVADAVPTARRIAAELLDPQVSKEALTQAASVVARLAHD